CGCGCCCCGCAGCAAATCGAGTCCTTCCCCCTGCGCGGCGCTTACACGAACCGCACAGATTTTATCATACTCGTCATGCTCGATTGCTGGCTCAAGCCCTTTCAGATCGATCTTGTTCCAGACCATCATTTGCGGGATGCGTTCCGCACCAACTTCATTTAAAACTTTATTGACTTCGGCAACCTGCATATCGCGCAGCGGATGATTCACGTCAACGACATGCAATAGCAGGTCAGCCTGGATGGTTTCTTCCAGAGTTGCCCGGAAAGCCGCCACCAGCGTATGGGGCAATTGCCGGATAAACCCCACGGTATCCGAGATGACTACCGAGTGCTCATGGTCCAGAAACAGCTTGCGCGAAGTCGTATCCAGTGTGGCAAACAACTGATTTGCCACATAAATATTGGCCTTGGTCAGCGCATTGAATAGCGTTGACTTGCCCGCGTTGGTATACCCGACAATCGACACCGAGAACTCGTTGCGTCGCTCGCGCGCTTTGCGCTGGGTAACGCGCTGGCGCTGTACCGTCTCCAGTTGGGATTTCAGCCGCTTGACCCGAAGCCCTAGCAAACGACGGTCGGTTTCCAGCTGGGTTTCGCCCGGACCACGCAAACCTACCCCGCCCTTTTGGCGCTCAAGGTGAGTCCAGCCGCGCACAAGGCGCGTGGACATATGCGACAGCTGGGCCAGTT
This genomic interval from Silvimonas soli contains the following:
- the hflX gene encoding GTPase HflX, whose product is MFERHKGGDRAVLVCLDFNDADYRDGQEEFVQLVTSAGVTPVAMIEGSRRRPDPAFFAGTGKVEEIAEAVRANEAELVIFNHQLSPAQERNLERAMQCRVVDRTTLILDIFAQRARTAEGKLQVELAQLSHMSTRLVRGWTHLERQKGGVGLRGPGETQLETDRRLLGLRVKRLKSQLETVQRQRVTQRKARERRNEFSVSIVGYTNAGKSTLFNALTKANIYVANQLFATLDTTSRKLFLDHEHSVVISDTVGFIRQLPHTLVAAFRATLEETIQADLLLHVVDVNHPLRDMQVAEVNKVLNEVGAERIPQMMVWNKIDLKGLEPAIEHDEYDKICAVRVSAAQGEGLDLLRGALVDAMSQPIEEQ